A region of Streptomyces sp. NBC_01750 DNA encodes the following proteins:
- a CDS encoding IucA/IucC family protein has product MLKSPATHDSAEPAAFPFTPPGLNPQGWDRAAGRLLAKMLGEFSYEEIIEPVPGGGDHYTLVLDDAGSLSFHARRGAYGSWRVDPHSIEHEGRRFTDPLAFLAGARRLLALDGATLGHLLRELSTTLASDTRLDQTALTSAELADLGYAELEGHQTGHPWLVLNKGRIGFSATDTALWSPEARRPARLPWIAVSSTIAAYRGVPGLAAPDDLYVRELDAPVRESFEATLRARDLDPDTYLFLPVHPWQWDEVLLSLFAPAIARGEIIPLPTDGDLRLPQQSIRTFANLDRADRHTVKLPLSILNTLVWRGLPTERTLAAPAVTSWVHGLRDTDPFLRDECGVILLGEVASVTVEHPLYDHLAEVPYQYKELLGAIWREPLQPRLAPGERARTLASLLHTDPQGRAFTAELVGRSGLAPTVWLQRLFSALLPPLLHFLYRYGTVFSPHGENAIVVYDEQDVPVRLAIKDFVDDVNVSARPLPEHDSMPDDVRQILLTEDPSFLTQFIHSGLFVGVFRFLAPLCEEQLDVPEEEFFALVRAEILRHQARFPELKDRFEMFDLLTLRIERLCLNRNRLHLDGYRDRPDRPHAAVHGTVPNPLGPS; this is encoded by the coding sequence GTGCTGAAGTCCCCCGCCACCCATGACTCCGCGGAGCCGGCCGCGTTCCCGTTCACCCCGCCCGGGCTGAACCCGCAGGGCTGGGACCGGGCGGCCGGCCGTCTCCTCGCCAAGATGCTCGGCGAGTTCTCCTACGAAGAGATTATCGAGCCGGTCCCCGGCGGGGGCGACCACTACACACTCGTGCTCGACGACGCCGGCAGCCTGTCCTTCCACGCCCGGCGCGGGGCGTACGGAAGCTGGCGAGTCGATCCGCACTCCATCGAGCACGAGGGCCGGCGCTTCACCGATCCGCTTGCCTTCCTCGCCGGGGCCCGACGGCTCCTCGCCCTCGACGGAGCCACCCTCGGCCATCTCCTCCGCGAGCTCTCCACCACCCTCGCCTCCGACACCAGGCTCGATCAGACGGCGCTGACCTCGGCCGAGCTCGCCGATCTCGGCTATGCGGAACTCGAGGGCCACCAGACCGGCCACCCCTGGCTCGTCCTCAACAAGGGCCGCATCGGTTTCTCCGCCACCGACACCGCGCTCTGGTCTCCCGAGGCCCGCAGACCCGCCCGGCTCCCGTGGATCGCGGTCAGCTCCACCATCGCTGCCTACCGCGGCGTACCAGGGCTCGCGGCCCCCGACGACCTGTACGTCCGTGAACTCGACGCTCCCGTACGCGAGTCCTTCGAGGCCACCCTGCGCGCCAGGGACCTCGACCCCGACACATATCTCTTCCTCCCCGTACACCCCTGGCAGTGGGACGAGGTGCTGCTGTCCCTCTTCGCGCCCGCCATCGCCCGGGGCGAGATCATTCCGCTCCCCACCGACGGTGATCTGCGGCTGCCACAGCAGTCGATCCGTACCTTCGCCAACCTGGACCGTGCCGACCGGCACACCGTCAAGCTGCCGCTGTCGATCCTCAACACCCTCGTCTGGCGCGGACTCCCGACCGAACGGACTCTCGCAGCGCCCGCCGTTACTTCTTGGGTACACGGACTGCGCGACACGGACCCCTTCCTGCGCGACGAGTGCGGAGTGATCCTCCTCGGTGAAGTCGCCTCGGTCACCGTCGAGCACCCCCTCTACGACCACCTCGCGGAAGTGCCTTACCAGTACAAGGAGCTCCTCGGCGCGATCTGGCGCGAGCCGCTCCAGCCCCGTCTCGCCCCCGGCGAGCGGGCCCGAACGCTCGCCTCGCTCCTTCACACCGACCCGCAGGGCCGCGCTTTCACCGCCGAGCTGGTCGGGCGTTCCGGGCTTGCCCCCACCGTCTGGCTCCAGCGCCTTTTCTCCGCACTGCTGCCGCCGCTGCTCCACTTCCTCTACCGCTACGGCACCGTCTTCTCACCGCACGGGGAGAACGCCATCGTCGTCTATGACGAACAGGATGTCCCGGTGCGTCTCGCGATCAAGGACTTCGTCGACGATGTGAATGTCAGCGCCCGGCCGCTGCCCGAACACGACTCGATGCCCGACGACGTACGCCAGATCCTCCTTACCGAGGACCCCTCCTTTCTCACTCAGTTCATCCACTCCGGGCTCTTTGTGGGTGTCTTCCGCTTCCTCGCCCCGCTCTGCGAAGAGCAGCTGGACGTACCGGAGGAGGAGTTCTTCGCGCTCGTACGGGCGGAAATCCTGCGGCACCAGGCCCGTTTTCCGGAGCTCAAGGACCGCTTCGAGATGTTCGACCTGCTCACGCTGCGTATCGAGCGCCTGTGCCTCAACCGGAACAGGCTCCATCTCGATGGCTACCGGGACCGTCCCGACCGGCCGCACGCCGCCGTCCACGGCACCGTCCCCAACCCTCTGGGCCCCTCCTGA
- a CDS encoding diaminobutyrate--2-oxoglutarate transaminase family protein: MAVTEPVPVALPAAHEGILRRQSLRESAARTYARSLPIVPVRARGLTIEGADGRRYLDCLSGAGTLALGHNHPVVLEAIRKVIDSGAPLHVLDLATPVKDAFTTELFATLPPQFADDARVQFCGPAGTDAVEAALKLVRTATGRSGLLAFTGAYHGMTAGALDASGGATDVRVTRLPFPQNYRCPFGVGGERGAELGARWTENLLDDSKGGVPTPAGMILEPVQGEGGVIPAPDAWMRRMREITTARSIPLIADEVQTGVGRTGAFWAVEHSGVVPDVMVLSKAIGGSLPLAVIVYRSALDAWQPGAHAGTFRGNQLAMAAGAATLAFVRENRLADRAATLGARMLGRLQGLAAAHPCIGDVRGRGLMIGVELVDPDAAAPDALVPPTAPVLAAAVQQECLNRGLIVELGGRHSGVVRLLPPLTLTDEQAVAVLDRFADALADAERSMRHRTDNGQLH; the protein is encoded by the coding sequence GTGGCCGTGACCGAACCTGTTCCGGTGGCGCTGCCTGCCGCGCACGAGGGGATTCTGCGCCGACAGTCGCTCCGCGAATCTGCGGCCCGTACGTATGCACGCTCGCTGCCGATCGTTCCCGTGCGGGCCCGGGGACTGACAATCGAGGGAGCAGACGGACGCCGCTATCTCGACTGCCTTTCCGGGGCGGGTACTTTGGCGCTCGGGCACAACCATCCTGTGGTTCTCGAAGCGATCAGAAAGGTGATCGACTCAGGGGCACCGCTGCATGTCCTCGACCTCGCCACACCGGTCAAGGACGCGTTCACCACCGAGCTGTTCGCCACGCTGCCACCGCAGTTCGCCGACGACGCACGGGTCCAGTTCTGCGGGCCTGCCGGGACTGACGCCGTCGAAGCCGCCCTCAAACTCGTCCGCACGGCGACCGGCCGCAGCGGCCTCCTTGCTTTCACCGGCGCGTACCACGGAATGACGGCCGGTGCGCTCGACGCCTCGGGCGGCGCCACCGACGTGCGCGTGACCCGGCTGCCCTTCCCACAGAACTACCGCTGCCCCTTCGGGGTCGGCGGCGAACGCGGTGCCGAACTGGGGGCCCGCTGGACCGAGAACCTCCTCGACGATTCCAAGGGCGGAGTGCCCACGCCGGCCGGGATGATCCTGGAACCGGTCCAGGGTGAGGGCGGAGTGATCCCGGCCCCCGATGCCTGGATGCGCAGGATGCGGGAGATCACCACCGCCCGCTCCATTCCGCTGATCGCCGACGAGGTGCAGACGGGAGTCGGGCGCACCGGTGCCTTCTGGGCGGTCGAACACAGCGGTGTCGTGCCCGATGTGATGGTGCTCTCCAAAGCGATCGGCGGCTCCCTTCCACTGGCTGTCATCGTCTACCGGTCCGCACTCGACGCCTGGCAGCCCGGCGCCCACGCAGGCACCTTCCGCGGCAACCAACTCGCCATGGCGGCGGGCGCGGCCACCCTCGCGTTCGTACGCGAGAACCGGCTCGCCGACCGAGCCGCGACCCTCGGTGCGCGCATGCTGGGACGGCTCCAGGGACTGGCCGCGGCCCACCCCTGCATCGGAGACGTACGTGGCCGGGGCCTCATGATCGGCGTCGAGCTGGTCGACCCGGACGCCGCCGCCCCCGACGCCCTGGTTCCGCCGACCGCCCCCGTACTCGCAGCCGCTGTCCAGCAGGAGTGCCTGAACCGCGGGCTCATCGTCGAACTCGGCGGACGCCACTCCGGTGTTGTACGGCTGCTCCCTCCTCTCACCCTCACCGACGAACAGGCCGTGGCCGTCCTCGACCGCTTCGCCGACGCCCTGGCCGACGCCGAGCGTTCCATGCGACACCGCACCGACAACGGGCAGTTGCACTGA
- a CDS encoding trypsin-like serine peptidase yields the protein MRPIRPTLASASIAAVLALAATACGPSEDNAGEKPSTPASQSADGKITIPDDLKDRLKERGIDLDKWKNGEWKNWDKDKWLREAKDFVNPIIEDLWDPDRMRDADKPPEKPVDNDISGDEGVTDPTPAPVNAQAVKAPYHSNAAEIGKVFFDGPEGSMVCSATVVKDPAHPGKSNMVWTAGHCVHAGKNGGWYRNIAFVPSYNDGAKPTADLEKAPKEQIAPYGVWWGDWAQTSEQWISQGAATGGQGAPFDFAVIHVTPEKGGTGKSLEETVGSALPVDFNAPAVPKIDNMTAKGYPAAPPYDGQKLFQCSDKPGRLSIKANNPTMYRIGCTMTGGSSGGGWVANGQDGKPALVSNTSIGPVTAGWLAGPRLGDEAKGVYNSVSKKFAGQ from the coding sequence ATGCGACCCATTCGCCCGACGCTGGCATCGGCCTCCATCGCCGCTGTACTCGCGCTGGCTGCCACCGCCTGCGGTCCGAGTGAGGACAACGCGGGCGAGAAGCCGAGCACGCCCGCAAGCCAGTCCGCGGACGGCAAGATCACCATCCCGGACGATCTCAAGGACCGGCTCAAGGAGCGCGGGATCGACCTGGACAAGTGGAAGAACGGCGAGTGGAAGAACTGGGACAAGGACAAGTGGCTCCGTGAGGCCAAGGACTTCGTCAACCCGATCATCGAGGACCTCTGGGACCCGGACCGGATGCGCGATGCCGACAAGCCGCCGGAGAAGCCCGTCGACAACGACATCTCGGGCGACGAAGGCGTCACCGACCCCACGCCCGCGCCGGTCAACGCGCAGGCTGTGAAGGCTCCGTACCACTCCAACGCCGCCGAGATCGGCAAGGTCTTCTTCGACGGCCCGGAAGGTTCGATGGTCTGCTCCGCGACCGTCGTCAAGGACCCGGCCCACCCCGGCAAGTCCAACATGGTGTGGACCGCCGGCCATTGTGTGCACGCCGGAAAGAACGGCGGCTGGTACCGCAACATCGCGTTCGTGCCGTCGTACAACGACGGCGCCAAGCCCACCGCCGACCTGGAGAAGGCTCCCAAGGAGCAGATAGCTCCCTACGGCGTGTGGTGGGGCGACTGGGCCCAGACCTCCGAACAGTGGATCTCCCAGGGCGCCGCGACCGGCGGTCAGGGCGCTCCGTTCGACTTCGCCGTGATCCACGTCACGCCCGAGAAGGGCGGCACGGGCAAGTCGCTGGAGGAGACAGTGGGTTCGGCGCTCCCGGTCGACTTCAACGCCCCGGCTGTGCCGAAGATCGACAACATGACCGCCAAGGGCTACCCGGCGGCACCGCCGTACGACGGCCAGAAGCTCTTCCAGTGCTCCGACAAGCCGGGCCGGCTGTCCATCAAGGCCAACAACCCCACGATGTACCGCATCGGCTGCACCATGACCGGCGGCTCCTCCGGCGGGGGCTGGGTGGCCAACGGCCAGGACGGCAAGCCCGCCCTGGTCTCCAACACCTCCATCGGCCCGGTGACGGCGGGCTGGCTGGCGGGTCCGCGCCTGGGTGACGAGGCCAAGGGCGTCTACAACTCGGTCAGCAAGAAGTTCGCGGGCCAGTAA
- a CDS encoding GNAT family N-acetyltransferase — MSPTDASTGTGAGPVPLLGGGAEDTLDLRLPEELFALFREDELTLAPQPADDDDGHLLDTPAGWGPATTPLGHFQLVPVRIERDLGLVSRWMNDPAVAEFWELAGPESVTAGHLRAQLDGDGRSVPCLGVLGGTPMSYFEIYRADLDPLARHYPARPHDTGIHLLIGGVADRGRGVGSTLLRAVADLALDNRPRCARVIAEPDLRNTPSVSAFLSAGFRFSAEVDLPDKRAALMVRDRALRNLL; from the coding sequence GTGTCTCCCACCGATGCGAGCACCGGCACCGGAGCCGGGCCGGTACCTCTGCTCGGCGGAGGCGCCGAGGACACCTTGGACCTGCGGCTTCCCGAGGAGCTCTTCGCGCTGTTCCGCGAGGACGAACTGACCCTCGCTCCCCAGCCCGCGGACGACGACGACGGCCACCTGCTGGACACCCCCGCCGGCTGGGGGCCGGCCACCACTCCGCTCGGGCACTTTCAGCTCGTCCCCGTCCGGATCGAACGCGATCTGGGGCTGGTCAGCCGGTGGATGAACGACCCTGCCGTGGCCGAGTTCTGGGAGCTGGCCGGACCCGAGTCGGTCACCGCCGGCCATCTGCGTGCCCAGCTGGACGGCGACGGACGCAGCGTTCCCTGTCTCGGCGTGCTCGGCGGCACCCCCATGAGCTACTTCGAGATCTACCGCGCCGACCTCGACCCACTGGCGCGGCACTACCCGGCTCGTCCTCATGACACCGGAATCCACCTCCTCATCGGCGGTGTCGCCGACCGCGGCCGCGGTGTCGGCTCCACCCTCCTCAGAGCCGTCGCTGACCTCGCTCTCGACAACCGACCCCGCTGTGCACGAGTAATCGCGGAACCAGACCTGCGCAACACCCCTTCCGTATCCGCCTTCCTGAGCGCCGGCTTCCGCTTCTCTGCCGAAGTCGACCTCCCTGACAAGCGAGCTGCCCTCATGGTCCGCGACCGCGCCCTTCGCAACCTGCTGTGA
- the lexA gene encoding transcriptional repressor LexA codes for MTTTADSATITAQDRSQNRFEPVHAMNDAATTPEGPKPTRSLPGRPPGIRADSSGLTDRQRRVIEVIRDSVQRRGYPPSMREIGQAVGLSSTSSVAHQLMALERKGFLRRDPHRPRAYEVRGSDQPSTQPTDTTGKPAASYVPLVGRIAAGGPILAEESVEDVFPLPRQLVGDGELFVLKVVGDSMIEAAICDGDWVTVRRQPVAENGDIVAAMLDGEATVKRFKRESGHVWLLPHNAAYQPIPGDEATILGKVVAVLRRV; via the coding sequence GTGACCACCACCGCAGACAGTGCCACCATCACTGCCCAGGACCGCTCCCAGAACCGATTCGAGCCGGTGCATGCCATGAATGACGCAGCCACGACCCCGGAGGGTCCCAAGCCCACTCGTTCGCTGCCCGGCCGACCTCCAGGGATCCGGGCAGACAGCTCCGGCCTCACGGATCGGCAGCGGCGCGTCATCGAGGTGATCAGGGACTCCGTGCAGCGGCGCGGATACCCACCGTCGATGCGCGAGATCGGTCAGGCGGTAGGCCTGTCCAGCACCTCATCCGTCGCACATCAACTGATGGCGTTGGAGCGCAAGGGTTTCCTGCGCAGGGACCCGCACCGGCCCAGGGCGTACGAGGTACGTGGATCGGACCAGCCGAGCACCCAGCCGACGGACACGACCGGCAAGCCGGCCGCGTCGTACGTGCCACTCGTCGGCCGGATCGCGGCAGGCGGCCCGATCCTCGCGGAGGAATCCGTCGAGGACGTCTTTCCGCTCCCCCGCCAGCTGGTCGGTGACGGCGAGCTGTTCGTACTGAAGGTCGTCGGTGACTCGATGATCGAGGCCGCGATCTGCGACGGGGACTGGGTGACGGTGCGACGCCAGCCCGTCGCGGAGAACGGGGACATCGTCGCCGCGATGCTGGACGGCGAGGCCACGGTCAAGCGGTTCAAGCGGGAGAGCGGCCATGTGTGGCTGCTCCCCCACAATGCCGCCTACCAGCCCATCCCCGGTGACGAGGCGACGATCCTCGGCAAGGTGGTGGCGGTGCTCCGGCGGGTGTGA
- a CDS encoding IucA/IucC family protein has product MNPNPAPDAPEADGRPPTHHLGQDGMCGPLAVEEATVPRQQPGGLGEQHTPMAGASFGDRAAELLDHPDPQRAADAAAVENLLRCWVRENNLAKPDGDTLRIPLHASGTALLVPVRYWSVTGWHRFGLPALASGPSEAPGVDAVTVAALLGREAGQSEGADLVGRVADSVRRTTDFITDRRAHPAPVPEADLFLTAEQSLVLGHPLHPTPKSREGLSEAEARLYSPELHGSFPLHWMAVDRSVLATDSAWTEQGRTLPAEQLTARLCGDLRLPDHTVPLPLHPWQARELTHRPAVAALLDAGLLHDLGPYGGPWHPTSSVRTVHRPGAPAMLKLSLGVRITNSRRENLRKELHRGVEVHRLLRTGLGEQWQAAHPGFDIVRDPAWLAVDAADGEAVPGLDVMLRHNPFGFGDDAVCIAGLTSPRPWPDRPGMHSRLADVVERLATRTGRPTGAVATEWFLRYLDHVVRPVLWLDARAGIALEAHQQNTLVILDPKGWPVGGRYRDNQGYYFRESHRAQLERRLPGIGTASDTFVSDDVTDERFAYYLGINNVLGLIGAFGAQRLADERVLIAAFRQFLTVNAGMGSPLPAQLLDAPTLRSKANLLTRLRGLDELVGPVDTQSVYVTITNPLRP; this is encoded by the coding sequence GTGAACCCCAACCCCGCGCCCGATGCGCCCGAGGCCGACGGCCGTCCCCCCACCCATCACCTAGGACAGGACGGAATGTGTGGCCCCCTCGCGGTAGAGGAGGCGACGGTGCCCCGCCAGCAGCCAGGTGGTCTCGGCGAGCAGCACACCCCCATGGCCGGCGCGTCCTTCGGCGACCGAGCGGCTGAGCTCCTCGACCATCCCGATCCGCAGCGCGCCGCGGACGCTGCGGCCGTCGAGAACCTCCTCCGCTGCTGGGTACGGGAGAACAATCTCGCGAAGCCGGACGGCGACACCCTGCGCATCCCGCTGCACGCCAGTGGCACCGCGCTGCTCGTCCCCGTCCGGTACTGGTCGGTCACCGGCTGGCACCGCTTCGGCCTGCCCGCCCTGGCGAGCGGCCCGAGCGAGGCACCGGGCGTCGATGCCGTCACCGTCGCCGCGCTCCTCGGCCGGGAAGCGGGCCAGAGCGAAGGAGCCGACCTGGTCGGCCGCGTCGCCGACTCGGTGCGGCGCACCACCGACTTCATTACCGACCGGCGAGCCCACCCGGCTCCGGTACCCGAGGCGGATCTCTTCCTCACCGCCGAGCAGTCCCTCGTACTGGGCCACCCGCTGCACCCGACGCCCAAGAGCCGTGAAGGACTCTCCGAGGCCGAGGCCCGGCTCTACTCACCGGAACTGCACGGCTCCTTCCCGCTGCACTGGATGGCCGTCGACCGGTCCGTCCTGGCCACCGATTCGGCCTGGACCGAACAGGGCCGCACCCTGCCGGCCGAACAGCTCACCGCCCGCCTCTGCGGCGACCTCCGACTCCCCGACCACACTGTTCCGCTGCCGCTGCACCCCTGGCAGGCCCGCGAACTGACACACCGCCCGGCCGTCGCAGCCCTCCTCGACGCTGGTCTCCTGCACGACCTGGGTCCCTACGGAGGGCCCTGGCACCCCACCTCCTCGGTCCGCACCGTGCACCGCCCCGGTGCCCCGGCCATGCTCAAGCTCTCGCTCGGCGTACGCATCACGAACTCCCGTCGTGAGAATCTCCGCAAGGAACTCCACCGCGGTGTCGAGGTGCACCGGCTGCTCCGCACCGGCCTCGGCGAGCAGTGGCAAGCTGCCCACCCCGGCTTCGACATCGTGCGTGACCCCGCATGGCTCGCGGTCGACGCCGCCGACGGCGAAGCCGTACCCGGCCTCGACGTCATGCTGCGCCACAATCCCTTCGGCTTCGGCGACGACGCCGTCTGCATCGCGGGACTGACGTCCCCCCGCCCTTGGCCGGACCGCCCCGGAATGCACTCGCGCCTCGCCGACGTGGTGGAACGGCTCGCCACGCGCACCGGCCGGCCCACCGGCGCGGTCGCCACCGAGTGGTTCCTGCGCTACCTAGACCACGTCGTTCGCCCGGTGCTCTGGCTGGACGCCAGGGCCGGCATCGCTCTCGAGGCCCACCAGCAGAACACGCTCGTGATCCTCGACCCCAAGGGCTGGCCCGTCGGCGGCCGCTACCGAGACAACCAGGGCTACTACTTCCGCGAGTCCCACCGTGCCCAGCTCGAGCGCCGCCTTCCCGGCATCGGCACCGCCAGCGACACCTTTGTCTCCGACGACGTCACCGACGAGCGCTTCGCCTACTACCTCGGCATCAACAACGTCCTCGGACTGATCGGAGCTTTCGGCGCTCAACGCCTCGCCGACGAGCGCGTACTCATCGCCGCTTTCCGACAGTTCCTCACTGTGAACGCCGGCATGGGATCGCCGCTGCCCGCGCAGCTTCTCGATGCCCCCACCCTGCGGTCCAAAGCCAATCTGCTCACGCGGCTGCGCGGTCTCGACGAACTCGTCGGGCCTGTCGACACCCAGTCCGTCTACGTCACCATCACCAACCCCCTTCGCCCTTGA
- a CDS encoding trypsin-like serine peptidase encodes MRSIRPLLAATGIAAALALTATACGPGEDKASDKPAASSPAADKGGADLPADLADKLKEHGVDLDKWKNGEWKNWEKDKWLREAKDFVNPVIEGLWKPQRMTTAKAPAKTLAAGDISGDQDVTDPEPRPVRAQAEKKPYHENAAPVGKVFFDSPEGSMVCSATVVKDPKNPGKSNMVWTAGHCVHAGQAGGWYRNIAFVPSYNDLGKSPAALENAQPQEIAPYGVYWADWVSTSGQWISEGGPTGGTGAPYDYAVMHVKPEKGTKSLEETVGNALDVDFDAPEAKSISAMGAWGYPAAPPYDGAIMHKCVDRPGRLSIAPGTPTMWRIGCTMTGGSSGGGWFANQPNGKLALVSNTSIGPVTSGWLAGPRLGAGAKQIYTTMSDKFAGR; translated from the coding sequence ATGCGATCCATACGTCCGCTGCTGGCTGCCACCGGCATTGCCGCAGCTCTCGCGCTGACGGCCACCGCCTGTGGTCCCGGCGAGGACAAGGCATCCGACAAGCCCGCCGCGTCCAGCCCCGCCGCCGACAAGGGTGGCGCGGATCTTCCCGCGGACCTGGCCGACAAGCTCAAGGAGCACGGTGTCGACCTGGACAAGTGGAAGAACGGCGAGTGGAAGAACTGGGAGAAGGACAAGTGGCTGCGTGAGGCCAAGGACTTCGTCAACCCGGTGATCGAGGGGCTGTGGAAGCCCCAGCGGATGACCACGGCGAAGGCCCCGGCGAAGACGCTCGCGGCCGGCGACATCTCCGGTGACCAGGACGTCACCGACCCGGAGCCGCGCCCGGTCCGGGCCCAGGCGGAGAAGAAGCCGTACCACGAGAACGCCGCCCCGGTCGGCAAGGTCTTCTTCGACTCGCCCGAAGGTTCGATGGTGTGCTCCGCCACCGTCGTCAAGGACCCGAAGAACCCTGGCAAGTCCAACATGGTGTGGACCGCGGGCCACTGTGTGCACGCGGGTCAGGCGGGCGGCTGGTACCGCAACATCGCCTTCGTCCCCTCGTACAACGACCTGGGCAAGTCCCCGGCCGCGCTGGAGAACGCGCAGCCGCAGGAGATCGCCCCGTACGGCGTCTACTGGGCCGACTGGGTCTCGACCTCGGGCCAGTGGATCTCCGAGGGCGGCCCGACCGGCGGTACGGGCGCTCCGTACGACTACGCCGTGATGCATGTGAAGCCGGAGAAGGGCACCAAGTCGCTGGAGGAGACGGTGGGCAACGCCCTCGACGTCGACTTCGACGCGCCCGAGGCCAAGAGCATCAGCGCGATGGGCGCCTGGGGCTACCCGGCTGCCCCGCCGTACGACGGCGCGATCATGCACAAGTGCGTCGACCGTCCGGGCCGTCTCTCGATCGCTCCCGGTACGCCGACGATGTGGCGGATCGGCTGCACCATGACCGGCGGTTCCTCCGGCGGGGGCTGGTTCGCCAACCAGCCGAACGGCAAGCTTGCGCTGGTCTCCAACACCTCCATCGGCCCGGTCACTTCGGGCTGGCTGGCGGGTCCGCGCCTGGGCGCGGGAGCCAAGCAGATCTACACCACCATGAGCGACAAGTTCGCGGGGCGGTAA
- a CDS encoding ATP-dependent DNA helicase: MTKPSLPELLHAAVTAVGGVERPGQVTMAEAVAEAVDDNAHLLVQAGTGTGKSLGYLVPALAHGERVVVATATLALQRQLVERDLPRTVDALHPLLRRRPEFAMLKGRSNYLCLHRLHEGVPQEEEDGLFDQFEAAAPTSKLGKDLLRMRDWADETETGDRDDLTPGVSDRAWAQISVSSRECLGATKCAYGAECFAEAARERAKLADVVVTNHALLAIDAIEGAPVLPQHEVLIVDEAHELVSRVTGVATGELTPGQVNRAVRRAAKLVNEKAADSLQTAAETFERLMELALPGRLEELPEDLGYALMALRDAARTVISALGSTRDKSIQDEDAVRKQALASVENIHDVAERITQGSEYDVVWYERHDRFGASLRVAPLSVAGLLREKLFAERSVVLTSATLKLGGDFNGVGASLGLAPEGTEGEDIPQWKGLDVGSPFDYPKQGILYVARHLATPGREGSRGDMMDELADLVEAAGGRTLGLFSSMRGAQAAAEELRGRLDKPILLQGEETLGELIKTFAADPETCLFGTLSLWQGVDVPGASCQLVVMDRIPFPRPDDPLMSARQKAVEEGGGNGFMAVAATHAALLMAQGAGRLVRATGDRGVVAVLDPRLANARYGSYLRASLPDFWYTTDRNQVRRSLATIDAAAKVDGK, translated from the coding sequence ATGACGAAGCCATCCCTCCCCGAGCTCCTGCATGCCGCTGTCACCGCCGTCGGCGGCGTGGAGCGGCCAGGCCAGGTCACCATGGCCGAGGCCGTGGCCGAAGCGGTCGACGACAATGCGCACCTCCTCGTCCAGGCCGGCACAGGCACCGGAAAGTCCCTCGGCTATCTTGTGCCCGCGCTGGCGCACGGCGAGCGGGTCGTGGTGGCCACGGCCACCCTTGCCCTTCAGCGCCAGCTCGTGGAGCGTGATCTTCCGCGGACCGTTGACGCGTTGCACCCGCTGCTGCGTCGACGGCCCGAGTTCGCGATGCTCAAGGGGCGTTCCAACTACCTCTGTCTGCACCGCCTGCACGAAGGCGTACCGCAGGAAGAGGAAGACGGGCTCTTCGACCAGTTCGAAGCCGCCGCGCCCACCAGCAAGCTCGGCAAGGACCTGCTGCGGATGCGCGACTGGGCCGACGAGACCGAGACAGGAGATCGCGACGACCTCACGCCCGGCGTCTCCGACCGGGCCTGGGCGCAGATCTCCGTCTCCTCCCGGGAGTGCCTGGGCGCGACGAAATGCGCGTACGGCGCCGAGTGCTTCGCCGAGGCGGCCCGCGAGCGCGCCAAGCTCGCCGACGTCGTCGTCACCAACCACGCACTCCTGGCGATCGACGCGATCGAAGGCGCCCCGGTGCTGCCTCAGCACGAGGTGCTGATCGTCGACGAGGCCCATGAGCTGGTTTCCCGGGTCACCGGCGTCGCCACCGGCGAGCTCACCCCCGGTCAGGTGAACCGGGCCGTGCGCCGAGCGGCGAAGCTGGTCAACGAGAAGGCCGCTGACTCTCTCCAGACTGCTGCCGAGACCTTCGAGCGGCTGATGGAGCTCGCACTCCCCGGCCGTCTCGAGGAGCTCCCCGAGGATCTCGGGTACGCATTGATGGCGCTCCGCGATGCGGCCCGCACGGTCATCTCGGCCCTCGGCTCCACCCGCGACAAGTCCATCCAGGACGAGGACGCCGTACGCAAGCAGGCCCTCGCCTCGGTCGAGAACATTCATGACGTCGCCGAGCGCATCACCCAGGGCTCCGAGTACGACGTCGTCTGGTACGAGCGCCACGATCGATTCGGCGCGTCCTTGCGGGTGGCTCCGCTCTCCGTGGCCGGGCTGCTGCGAGAGAAGCTCTTCGCCGAACGGTCGGTGGTTTTGACCTCTGCCACGCTCAAGCTCGGCGGTGACTTCAACGGCGTCGGTGCCTCGCTCGGCCTCGCCCCGGAAGGCACCGAAGGCGAGGACATCCCGCAGTGGAAGGGTCTCGACGTCGGCTCGCCCTTCGACTATCCCAAGCAGGGCATCCTCTACGTGGCCCGCCATCTGGCGACGCCCGGCCGCGAAGGCTCCCGCGGCGACATGATGGACGAGCTCGCCGATCTGGTGGAGGCGGCCGGCGGCCGTACGCTCGGCCTTTTCTCTTCCATGCGGGGTGCCCAGGCGGCGGCCGAAGAGCTGCGCGGCAGACTCGACAAGCCGATCCTGCTGCAGGGCGAAGAGACCCTCGGCGAACTGATCAAGACGTTCGCCGCCGATCCGGAGACCTGTCTGTTCGGCACGCTCTCCCTGTGGCAGGGCGTCGATGTGCCGGGGGCCAGCTGCCAGCTGGTGGTGATGGACCGGATCCCGTTCCCACGCCCCGACGATCCGCTGATGAGCGCCCGCCAGAAGGCGGTGGAGGAGGGCGGTGGCAATGGATTCATGGCCGTCGCCGCGACGCACGCTGCCCTGTTGATGGCCCAGGGTGCGGGCCGGCTTGTCCGTGCCACGGGTGACCGGGGTGTCGTCGCCGTACTCGATCCGCGGCTCGCCAACGCCCGATACGGCAGCTATCTGCGGGCCTCACTGCCCGACTTCTGGTACACCACGGACCGAAACCAGGTGCGTCGCTCGCTGGCCACTATCGATGCGGCCGCCAAGGTGGACGGCAAGTAG